One window from the genome of Pedobacter schmidteae encodes:
- a CDS encoding glycoside hydrolase family 65 protein, producing the protein MKNYIKADEWNIIEEGFDPHLNKISESLFSIGNGRMGQRANFEETYSGETLQGNYVAGVYYPDKTRVGWWKNGYPEYFAKVLNAANWIGLDIQIEGEVLDLFTCKVSDFKRVLNMKEGTLSRSFTAELKSGKIIKVEALRFCSIADDEVAVLRYRITAVNFDGTINITSFIDGDVKNQDANYDEKFWNEVAQEQEGGIDYLVLRTKKTEFDVCTAAGTTMIYQGGIQGMQAIAKEKYLGQTAAVKVKQGDFVGVYKVVLNLSSQNYDKQELLRVAKAKMEKEAAKGFDHLLKAHVEAWAAKWEESDMVIEGDVKAQQAIRFNIFQLNQTYTGKDARLNIGPKGFTGEKYGGSTYWDTEAYCIPFYLSTASEVVSKNLLIYRYKQLDKAIENAGKLGFTDGAALYPMVTMNGEECHNEWEITFEEIHRNGAIAFAIFNYIRYTGDESYLVQYGLEVLIGIARFWKQRVNWSADKQKYVMLGVTGPNEYENNINNNWYTNKLAVWCLRYAIEAAAVVKRLDPEKYKAILEKTKLDVEKAFGDWTAIAEQMYYPYDEKEGVFLQQDGFMDKEQVLVKDLPAQDRPLNQKWSWDRILRSCFIKQADVLQGMYFFEDEYDLETLRKNFNFYESRTVHESSLSPCVHSILAAKLSDEERAYEFYLRTARLDLDDYNNDTEDGLHITSMAGTWMSIVEGFAGMRVRNGQLKFNPFLPKAWQSFSFNIGFRGVQLKIKITDGQIRIQNSSTQTLEISIFNQSHVLPSGETTINYNEQLV; encoded by the coding sequence ATGAAGAATTACATAAAAGCAGACGAGTGGAATATTATTGAGGAAGGTTTTGATCCTCATTTAAATAAAATATCGGAGAGTTTGTTCAGCATTGGTAACGGACGAATGGGACAGCGCGCCAATTTTGAAGAAACCTATTCCGGAGAAACCCTTCAGGGGAATTATGTAGCAGGCGTTTATTATCCTGATAAGACCCGCGTAGGTTGGTGGAAAAATGGCTATCCTGAATACTTTGCCAAAGTATTGAACGCGGCCAACTGGATTGGCCTCGATATCCAAATTGAGGGCGAGGTTCTGGATCTTTTTACTTGTAAAGTAAGTGATTTTAAAAGGGTACTGAATATGAAGGAAGGTACGCTGAGTCGCAGCTTTACAGCTGAACTAAAAAGTGGTAAAATCATTAAGGTTGAAGCTTTGCGCTTTTGCAGTATTGCAGATGATGAAGTGGCAGTATTGCGTTATCGCATTACTGCCGTAAACTTTGATGGCACCATCAATATCACCTCATTTATCGATGGCGATGTCAAAAATCAGGATGCCAATTATGATGAAAAATTCTGGAATGAAGTAGCACAAGAGCAGGAAGGTGGTATAGATTACCTGGTATTACGTACTAAAAAAACGGAATTTGATGTTTGCACAGCTGCTGGCACCACTATGATTTACCAGGGTGGAATACAAGGTATGCAGGCAATAGCTAAAGAAAAATATCTTGGGCAAACCGCTGCGGTTAAAGTTAAGCAAGGCGATTTTGTAGGGGTTTATAAAGTAGTCTTGAATCTGTCGTCACAAAATTACGACAAGCAGGAGCTACTGAGAGTAGCCAAAGCGAAAATGGAAAAAGAAGCCGCCAAAGGGTTTGATCACTTACTAAAAGCACATGTGGAGGCATGGGCTGCAAAATGGGAAGAGAGCGATATGGTTATTGAAGGCGATGTGAAAGCCCAGCAGGCCATCCGTTTCAACATATTTCAGCTGAACCAGACTTATACAGGTAAAGATGCCCGCTTAAATATTGGTCCAAAAGGCTTTACCGGCGAAAAATATGGAGGCTCTACCTATTGGGATACTGAAGCTTATTGTATTCCTTTTTATCTATCAACGGCATCGGAAGTGGTTTCAAAAAATCTATTGATTTATCGGTATAAGCAACTGGATAAGGCGATAGAAAATGCCGGGAAGTTAGGTTTTACAGACGGAGCAGCTTTATATCCAATGGTGACGATGAACGGCGAAGAATGCCATAATGAGTGGGAAATCACCTTCGAGGAAATCCACAGAAACGGTGCAATTGCTTTCGCCATATTTAACTATATCCGTTATACGGGCGACGAAAGTTATTTAGTACAGTATGGTTTGGAAGTGTTGATTGGTATTGCGCGTTTCTGGAAACAACGGGTAAACTGGAGTGCCGATAAGCAAAAATATGTCATGCTTGGTGTAACCGGACCTAACGAATATGAAAACAATATCAACAACAATTGGTATACCAATAAGCTGGCAGTCTGGTGTTTAAGATATGCGATAGAGGCGGCAGCTGTGGTGAAACGTCTGGATCCTGAAAAATATAAGGCCATACTGGAAAAGACAAAATTGGATGTAGAAAAGGCGTTTGGAGACTGGACAGCCATTGCCGAGCAGATGTATTATCCCTATGATGAAAAGGAAGGGGTTTTTCTGCAGCAGGATGGTTTTATGGATAAAGAGCAGGTGTTGGTTAAAGATTTACCTGCCCAGGACCGTCCACTAAACCAAAAATGGAGCTGGGACAGGATTTTACGTTCCTGTTTTATCAAACAGGCCGATGTATTGCAGGGCATGTACTTTTTTGAAGATGAGTACGACCTGGAAACTTTGAGGAAGAATTTCAATTTCTATGAGAGCAGGACCGTTCACGAAAGCTCGTTGTCTCCATGTGTTCATAGTATTTTGGCAGCAAAGTTAAGCGACGAAGAACGGGCTTACGAATTTTACCTGCGTACGGCACGTTTGGATTTGGATGACTATAACAATGATACGGAAGATGGCCTGCACATTACTTCGATGGCGGGTACCTGGATGAGCATTGTGGAGGGCTTTGCCGGTATGCGGGTACGGAACGGCCAGCTCAAATTCAATCCCTTTTTACCTAAGGCATGGCAGTCTTTTTCATTTAATATCGGTTTTAGAGGTGTACAGCTTAAAATTAAAATTACGGATGGTCAGATCAGAATTCAGAATAGTTCTACCCAAACGCTGGAAATAAGTATATTTAATCAGTCTCATGTTCTGCCTTCGGGAGAGACAACGATTAATTATAATGAACAATTGGTATGA
- the pgmB gene encoding beta-phosphoglucomutase: protein MNTTAHIACIFDLDGVLVDTAVYHYKAWKQLANSLGFDFTHAQNEQLKGVNRMRSLDMILKWGGIEKSDKEREELASLKNSWYVAMISKMTTAEVLPGSLKLLQELKRQGIKIALGSASKNSALILERTALSHFFDAIIDGNAVSTSKPDPEVFIKAAELLGTANSNCVVFEDALAGVQAAIAAGMAVVGIGTAENLPGAQLVIKDLSEITIAEISALKNQETEKG from the coding sequence ATGAATACAACAGCACACATTGCTTGCATATTTGATCTGGATGGTGTTTTGGTAGACACCGCTGTTTACCATTACAAAGCCTGGAAACAATTGGCCAATTCTTTGGGCTTCGATTTTACACATGCTCAGAACGAGCAGTTAAAAGGCGTAAATCGTATGCGTTCGCTAGATATGATCCTGAAATGGGGAGGCATAGAGAAAAGCGACAAAGAGCGGGAAGAACTGGCCAGCTTAAAAAATTCATGGTATGTGGCCATGATCAGCAAAATGACTACAGCAGAAGTTTTACCAGGCTCATTGAAATTATTACAGGAGCTGAAACGGCAGGGCATTAAAATAGCATTGGGCTCGGCCAGTAAAAATTCGGCTTTGATATTGGAGCGGACAGCACTGTCGCATTTTTTTGATGCGATAATAGATGGCAATGCGGTAAGCACTTCCAAGCCCGATCCGGAGGTATTTATCAAAGCTGCCGAATTACTGGGCACAGCCAATTCCAATTGTGTGGTTTTTGAAGATGCATTGGCCGGTGTACAGGCGGCTATTGCAGCGGGGATGGCTGTAGTGGGCATAGGTACAGCAGAGAATTTACCCGGTGCCCAACTGGTGATTAAAGACCTCTCAGAAATAACAATAGCCGAAATCTCGGCTTTGAAAAATCAGGAAACAGAAAAAGGATAA
- a CDS encoding glycoside hydrolase family 13 protein: protein MRKLFIALFFTLLSTLVQAQKLERIEPMFWWVGMHNPKLQLLVHGTNIAGLDVQLTYPGVKLVQVHQVENPNYLFLDLEIATDAKAGKFPIVFAKDGKKKLQYNYELKNRESGPDRIQGVSSKDLIYLLMPDRFANGDPKNDIIKGMRETKLNRDSMYYRHGGDIQGLINKLDYLKELGVTAIWMTPEIENDMPLVSYHGYAATDHYKIDPRYGNLELYKTYVDKAHQKGLKVVKDIVHNHMGIGHWFYNDMPMKDWVNQWPAYTQTSYRDEPVMDPHTSQADKKRMLDGWFVPSMPDFNQKNPFVQNYITQNHIWWVQYAGIDGLRLDTYPYNDPDYMKDWAQKIKAEFPTLGIFGETLVHTAAAQAFFTEGDRVSRGLDTELPGITDAVVKNAIYEALNGNTGWTDGVFRLYSTLAQDFLYKNADQNVVFLDNHDMSRFYSMVNEDIAKYKSGMALLLTIRGIPQIYYGTEILMKNYSNPDGLVRSDFPGGWAADKADKFTAAGRTALENEAFDFVKTLANYRKSSLPLQTGKMMQYVPENGIYTYFRYQPDNQKTVMVIVNAENKAKTLETARFAERMANVTTATNVISGEKLNNLITIAVPAKTTLVLELN from the coding sequence ATGAGAAAGCTATTTATTGCCTTATTTTTTACTCTGCTAAGTACATTAGTGCAGGCACAAAAACTGGAGCGCATTGAACCGATGTTTTGGTGGGTGGGCATGCATAATCCTAAACTCCAACTGTTGGTGCATGGAACCAATATTGCAGGCCTGGATGTGCAGCTGACTTATCCGGGTGTTAAACTTGTACAGGTTCATCAGGTAGAAAATCCGAATTATCTGTTCCTGGACCTTGAAATTGCGACGGATGCCAAAGCAGGTAAATTCCCTATTGTATTTGCAAAGGATGGCAAAAAGAAACTGCAATATAACTACGAGCTTAAAAACAGGGAAAGTGGACCGGATAGGATTCAAGGCGTAAGCAGTAAAGACCTGATTTATTTGTTGATGCCCGATCGCTTTGCCAATGGCGATCCGAAAAATGACATCATAAAAGGAATGCGCGAAACGAAATTGAACCGCGATTCGATGTATTATCGTCATGGTGGCGATATACAGGGTTTGATCAATAAGTTGGATTATCTGAAAGAGTTGGGAGTTACCGCGATATGGATGACCCCGGAAATAGAAAACGATATGCCACTGGTGTCTTACCATGGCTATGCTGCAACCGATCATTATAAAATTGATCCCCGATATGGCAACCTTGAACTTTATAAAACTTATGTGGATAAGGCACATCAAAAAGGCTTAAAGGTTGTAAAGGATATTGTGCATAACCATATGGGCATCGGGCATTGGTTTTATAACGATATGCCAATGAAGGACTGGGTAAACCAATGGCCTGCTTATACACAAACCAGCTATCGCGATGAGCCGGTGATGGACCCACACACTTCACAAGCTGATAAAAAGAGAATGTTGGACGGCTGGTTTGTACCAAGTATGCCCGATTTTAACCAGAAAAACCCCTTTGTACAAAACTACATTACTCAAAACCACATTTGGTGGGTACAATATGCCGGGATTGACGGATTAAGATTGGATACCTATCCCTACAACGATCCGGATTACATGAAAGACTGGGCACAAAAGATAAAAGCTGAATTTCCAACACTAGGCATATTTGGTGAAACATTGGTACATACGGCTGCTGCACAAGCTTTTTTTACAGAAGGAGATAGGGTAAGCCGCGGGTTGGATACCGAACTGCCTGGTATAACGGATGCCGTAGTAAAAAATGCCATTTATGAAGCTTTGAATGGCAATACAGGTTGGACGGACGGGGTGTTCCGATTGTACAGTACGCTGGCCCAGGATTTTCTTTACAAAAATGCTGATCAGAACGTTGTATTTCTGGATAACCATGATATGAGCCGGTTTTATTCGATGGTGAATGAAGATATCGCTAAATACAAATCGGGAATGGCCTTGTTGTTGACCATACGTGGCATCCCACAAATTTACTACGGGACCGAGATTCTGATGAAAAACTACTCTAATCCCGATGGGCTGGTGCGTTCTGACTTCCCGGGTGGTTGGGCAGCCGACAAAGCAGACAAGTTTACCGCTGCCGGAAGGACAGCATTGGAGAATGAAGCCTTCGATTTTGTAAAGACGCTGGCCAATTATCGTAAAAGCAGCCTGCCTTTACAAACCGGTAAAATGATGCAGTATGTACCCGAAAATGGGATTTATACCTATTTCCGGTATCAGCCGGATAATCAGAAAACAGTAATGGTTATTGTAAATGCTGAAAATAAGGCCAAAACATTGGAGACGGCCCGATTTGCCGAAAGAATGGCAAATGTAACAACAGCCACTAATGTGATCAGTGGCGAAAAATTAAATAATCTAATCACCATCGCTGTTCCTGCAAAAACAACACTGGTACTTGAACTGAATTAA
- a CDS encoding SusF/SusE family outer membrane protein codes for MKYKILYTLLAFVAFAFGCKKTDYNQDSKGEALGTFTVSAPANNTMLVLNSATPGKTIVVSWTAAKPGVSTAPTYKWVAALKTGTIDQPIVEFPSDNGGKATTLTLTQKQLDDALKAKGIADGAKTDLIWRVIADNGSLKVNGETFNISVTRFGDGVSNFILYGPVSSSDVITINPILTAQSLNFKWQKSFAGKAGASVTYKVKFIKPDGDFATPLFQFTSNNSGLDSNLSVTYKDFDAALTAAGLPDQSAIATLKWTVEATSGAFTKFSDYTNNVSVLRDVNLYMVGSASEFDWDNGNPTYMYRDETNRSNYIYTGYLKAGEFKFITVPGSWDTQYGNNGSNGVALKAKGSDPDPGTYVVTTAGYYTVKININAMTFSITPYNASGATTYASIGIIGGFNGWSDITAMSKTSFNPHIWVITQTITANTELKFRIASGWDVNWGSAPTNTDGKYGKAARDGSNLNVKAGTYKILFNDLTGDYIFYNK; via the coding sequence ATGAAATACAAAATATTATATACACTCCTTGCATTTGTAGCATTTGCTTTCGGGTGTAAAAAAACGGACTACAATCAGGATTCAAAAGGTGAGGCATTGGGTACTTTTACGGTTTCTGCGCCAGCCAACAATACGATGTTGGTCCTGAATTCGGCTACGCCGGGTAAAACGATTGTGGTAAGCTGGACTGCAGCCAAACCTGGGGTAAGCACTGCGCCGACTTATAAATGGGTAGCAGCTTTAAAAACAGGTACTATTGATCAACCTATTGTGGAATTCCCTTCGGATAATGGTGGAAAAGCAACCACCTTAACCTTAACACAAAAACAACTGGACGATGCGCTAAAGGCCAAAGGCATTGCCGATGGGGCCAAAACGGACTTGATATGGAGGGTAATTGCCGATAATGGTTCGTTAAAAGTGAATGGCGAAACGTTTAACATTTCGGTAACCCGATTTGGTGACGGGGTTTCTAACTTTATATTATATGGCCCGGTTTCAAGCTCCGATGTAATTACCATTAACCCGATTTTAACAGCGCAATCGCTAAATTTTAAATGGCAGAAGTCTTTTGCCGGCAAAGCTGGGGCAAGTGTAACTTACAAGGTGAAGTTTATAAAACCGGATGGCGATTTTGCCACGCCGCTGTTCCAGTTTACTTCAAATAACAGCGGACTGGACTCCAACTTAAGTGTAACTTATAAAGATTTTGATGCTGCACTTACAGCAGCGGGACTGCCAGATCAATCGGCCATTGCAACTTTAAAATGGACTGTAGAGGCCACTTCCGGTGCCTTTACCAAATTTTCTGACTATACTAATAATGTTTCTGTATTGAGAGATGTAAACCTGTATATGGTAGGTTCGGCAAGTGAATTTGACTGGGACAACGGAAATCCGACCTATATGTATCGCGATGAAACCAACAGGAGCAACTATATTTATACGGGTTACCTGAAAGCAGGAGAGTTTAAATTCATTACCGTTCCGGGAAGCTGGGATACGCAATATGGCAACAACGGTAGTAACGGTGTAGCCCTCAAAGCCAAAGGATCGGATCCTGATCCTGGAACTTATGTAGTTACTACCGCAGGTTATTATACTGTAAAGATCAACATCAATGCCATGACTTTTTCTATAACCCCTTATAATGCCAGTGGAGCAACCACATATGCTTCTATCGGGATTATTGGAGGCTTTAATGGCTGGAGTGACATTACCGCAATGAGTAAAACCAGCTTTAACCCGCACATCTGGGTAATTACGCAAACCATTACTGCCAATACCGAATTGAAATTCAGGATTGCTTCTGGTTGGGACGTTAACTGGGGCTCGGCTCCAACCAATACGGATGGCAAATATGGTAAGGCAGCCAGAGATGGTAGCAACCTGAACGTGAAAGCCGGTACTTATAAGATCTTGTTTAATGATCTGACAGGTGATTATATTTTTTACAATAAGTAA
- a CDS encoding DUF5004 domain-containing protein has translation MKRIQYILFAICILSIWSCKPEEFAPIGEAQNVVKSIQGTWGLTKVTQIDQDATTKGFPYKQLDITSVYPYTDLQVAFMGDAEGNPSTFTITSGNSPKISDLTSGNWTVDDAKAPTTISLKNGAVTSSLSIGSYVSLKSGKLIIKKDKKLNGKVILSYQYEFTKK, from the coding sequence ATGAAACGTATTCAATATATTCTATTCGCCATCTGTATCCTTTCGATATGGAGCTGCAAGCCCGAGGAATTTGCACCAATTGGCGAAGCACAAAACGTGGTTAAATCTATACAGGGCACATGGGGACTGACTAAAGTTACCCAGATTGATCAGGATGCCACAACCAAGGGCTTCCCTTATAAACAATTAGATATTACTTCGGTATATCCTTATACAGATCTGCAGGTTGCTTTTATGGGCGATGCGGAGGGCAATCCCTCCACATTTACCATTACTTCGGGCAATTCACCTAAAATATCGGACTTGACCAGCGGCAACTGGACAGTAGATGATGCAAAGGCACCAACTACTATTTCTTTAAAAAATGGCGCGGTAACCAGCAGCCTGAGCATAGGTTCGTATGTAAGCCTGAAATCAGGAAAGCTGATCATCAAGAAAGACAAAAAATTGAATGGAAAGGTGATTCTTTCTTACCAATATGAATTCACTAAAAAGTAA